One Mauremys mutica isolate MM-2020 ecotype Southern chromosome 19, ASM2049712v1, whole genome shotgun sequence genomic window carries:
- the INPP5K gene encoding inositol polyphosphate 5-phosphatase K isoform X1, with translation MSLRRARMEPRGLAQPIDLEIMKNLRLHLVTWNVGTASPPPDVTSLLQLSSQGPSMDMYVIGLQEVNSKIINFLSDLAFDDPWSIFFMTVFSPLGYIKLSSVRMQGLLLLVFVKHAHIPFIRDIHTHYTRTGLYGYWGNKGGVTIRMSLYGHMICFMNCHLPAHIENAEQRLDDFEKILEMQQFEDENVPNILDHDILFWFGDLNFRIADYGIHFVRESISNSRYNLLWEKDQLNMAKKKEAFLQEFIEGPLQFKPTYKFDLHSDVYDTRGQKTLFWFNGKKRKPAWTDRILWRVKNLSQHSSEDGDLSEGEQTISVTLNNYISHMSYGISDHKPVTGTFGLQIKPLFSTPLVTLNPEGEWNAAQDVLISYSTVSEFPSSTWDWIGLYQVTFRHVNDYVTYAWVKDDEISSSEDVTQVYISADEIPHAGGEFLLCYYSHNMQSIAGMSQPFQIQPSRRSAEKELAQENINGIEKPHSPKPYDEF, from the exons ACTACACTTGGTAACCTGGAAtgtgggcacagcttctcctcctcctgatgTCACTAGCTTACTTCAGCTCAGTTCACAGGGACCGAGTATGGATATGTATGTTATCGG TTTACAGGAGGTGAACTCCAAGATCATAAATTTCCTTTCTGACTTGGCATTTGATGATCCGTGGAGCATTTTCTTCATGACTGTATTCTCTCCTTTGGGTTATATCAAG CTCTCATCCGTTCGAATGCAGGGACTCCTTCTGCTGGTCTTTGTGAAGCATGCTCATATCCCCTTCATACGGGACATTCACACTCACTACACGCGCACAGGCCTTTATGGATATTGG GGGAACAAAGGAGGCGTCACCATTCGCATGTCCCTCTATGGTCATATGATCTGCTTCATGAATTGCCATTTGCCTGCTCACATTGAGAATGCTGAGCAACGACTGGATGACTTTGAGAAAATTCTGGAAATGCAGCAGTTTGAAGATGAGAATGTGCCAAATATTCTAGACCATGA cattcTTTTCTGGTTTGGAGATCTAAACTTCCGGATAGCAGATTATGGGATACATTTTGTCCGAGAGTCAATAAGCAATAGCCGGTACAATCTACTATGGGAAAAGGACCAG TTAAATATGGCAAAGAAGAAGGAAGcttttctccaggaatttatAGAGGGTCCCTTGCAGTTTAAACCCACTTACAAGTTTGACCTTCACTCTGATGTGTATGACACAAG GGGGCAGAAGACACTGTTTTGGTTTAA TGGGAAGAAACGGAAGCCAGCATGGACAGATCGAATTCTTTGGAGGGTGAAGAATCTCTCCCAGcattcatcagaggatggagatttgTCTGAAGGAGAGCAGACAATCTCTGTGACCCTGAATAACTATATCAGTCACATGAGCTATGGCATCAGTGATCACAAACCTGTTACAGGAACCTTTGGGCTTCAG ATAAAACCTCTTTTTTCCACTCCATTGGTCACTCTGAATCCTGAGGGTGAGTGGAATGCTGCGCAGGATGTTCTAATCAGCTATTCCACAGTATCTGAATTTCCAAGCAGTACCTGGGACTGGATTGGGCTCTACCAG GTGACATTCAGGCATGTGAATGACTATGTGACCTATGCCTGGGTAAAAGATGATGAAATTTCATCCAGTGAAGATGTTACTCAA GTTTACATCAGTGCTGATGAGATCCCCCATGCAGGAGGAGAGTTTCTCCTTTGTTATTATAGCCATAATATGCAGTCTATAGCTGGTATGAGCCAGCCCTTCCAG ATTCAGCCAAGCAGGAGATCAGCAGAGAAGGAACTGGCACAGGAAAACATCAATGGCATAGAGAAACCTCACAGTCCCAAGCCATATGATGAGTTCTGA
- the INPP5K gene encoding inositol polyphosphate 5-phosphatase K isoform X3, whose amino-acid sequence MSLRRARMEPRGLAQPIDLEIMKNLRLHLVTWNVGTASPPPDVTSLLQLSSQGPSMDMYVIGLQEVNSKIINFLSDLAFDDPWSIFFMTVFSPLGYIKLSSVRMQGLLLLVFVKHAHIPFIRDIHTHYTRTGLYGYWGNKGGVTIRMSLYGHMICFMNCHLPAHIENAEQRLDDFEKILEMQQFEDENVPNILDHDILFWFGDLNFRIADYGIHFVRESISNSRYNLLWEKDQLNMAKKKEAFLQEFIEGPLQFKPTYKFDLHSDVYDTSGKKRKPAWTDRILWRVKNLSQHSSEDGDLSEGEQTISVTLNNYISHMSYGISDHKPVTGTFGLQIKPLFSTPLVTLNPEGEWNAAQDVLISYSTVSEFPSSTWDWIGLYQVTFRHVNDYVTYAWVKDDEISSSEDVTQVYISADEIPHAGGEFLLCYYSHNMQSIAGMSQPFQIQPSRRSAEKELAQENINGIEKPHSPKPYDEF is encoded by the exons ACTACACTTGGTAACCTGGAAtgtgggcacagcttctcctcctcctgatgTCACTAGCTTACTTCAGCTCAGTTCACAGGGACCGAGTATGGATATGTATGTTATCGG TTTACAGGAGGTGAACTCCAAGATCATAAATTTCCTTTCTGACTTGGCATTTGATGATCCGTGGAGCATTTTCTTCATGACTGTATTCTCTCCTTTGGGTTATATCAAG CTCTCATCCGTTCGAATGCAGGGACTCCTTCTGCTGGTCTTTGTGAAGCATGCTCATATCCCCTTCATACGGGACATTCACACTCACTACACGCGCACAGGCCTTTATGGATATTGG GGGAACAAAGGAGGCGTCACCATTCGCATGTCCCTCTATGGTCATATGATCTGCTTCATGAATTGCCATTTGCCTGCTCACATTGAGAATGCTGAGCAACGACTGGATGACTTTGAGAAAATTCTGGAAATGCAGCAGTTTGAAGATGAGAATGTGCCAAATATTCTAGACCATGA cattcTTTTCTGGTTTGGAGATCTAAACTTCCGGATAGCAGATTATGGGATACATTTTGTCCGAGAGTCAATAAGCAATAGCCGGTACAATCTACTATGGGAAAAGGACCAG TTAAATATGGCAAAGAAGAAGGAAGcttttctccaggaatttatAGAGGGTCCCTTGCAGTTTAAACCCACTTACAAGTTTGACCTTCACTCTGATGTGTATGACACAAG TGGGAAGAAACGGAAGCCAGCATGGACAGATCGAATTCTTTGGAGGGTGAAGAATCTCTCCCAGcattcatcagaggatggagatttgTCTGAAGGAGAGCAGACAATCTCTGTGACCCTGAATAACTATATCAGTCACATGAGCTATGGCATCAGTGATCACAAACCTGTTACAGGAACCTTTGGGCTTCAG ATAAAACCTCTTTTTTCCACTCCATTGGTCACTCTGAATCCTGAGGGTGAGTGGAATGCTGCGCAGGATGTTCTAATCAGCTATTCCACAGTATCTGAATTTCCAAGCAGTACCTGGGACTGGATTGGGCTCTACCAG GTGACATTCAGGCATGTGAATGACTATGTGACCTATGCCTGGGTAAAAGATGATGAAATTTCATCCAGTGAAGATGTTACTCAA GTTTACATCAGTGCTGATGAGATCCCCCATGCAGGAGGAGAGTTTCTCCTTTGTTATTATAGCCATAATATGCAGTCTATAGCTGGTATGAGCCAGCCCTTCCAG ATTCAGCCAAGCAGGAGATCAGCAGAGAAGGAACTGGCACAGGAAAACATCAATGGCATAGAGAAACCTCACAGTCCCAAGCCATATGATGAGTTCTGA
- the INPP5K gene encoding inositol polyphosphate 5-phosphatase K isoform X2, translating to MEPRGLAQPIDLEIMKNLRLHLVTWNVGTASPPPDVTSLLQLSSQGPSMDMYVIGLQEVNSKIINFLSDLAFDDPWSIFFMTVFSPLGYIKLSSVRMQGLLLLVFVKHAHIPFIRDIHTHYTRTGLYGYWGNKGGVTIRMSLYGHMICFMNCHLPAHIENAEQRLDDFEKILEMQQFEDENVPNILDHDILFWFGDLNFRIADYGIHFVRESISNSRYNLLWEKDQLNMAKKKEAFLQEFIEGPLQFKPTYKFDLHSDVYDTRGQKTLFWFNGKKRKPAWTDRILWRVKNLSQHSSEDGDLSEGEQTISVTLNNYISHMSYGISDHKPVTGTFGLQIKPLFSTPLVTLNPEGEWNAAQDVLISYSTVSEFPSSTWDWIGLYQVTFRHVNDYVTYAWVKDDEISSSEDVTQVYISADEIPHAGGEFLLCYYSHNMQSIAGMSQPFQIQPSRRSAEKELAQENINGIEKPHSPKPYDEF from the exons ACTACACTTGGTAACCTGGAAtgtgggcacagcttctcctcctcctgatgTCACTAGCTTACTTCAGCTCAGTTCACAGGGACCGAGTATGGATATGTATGTTATCGG TTTACAGGAGGTGAACTCCAAGATCATAAATTTCCTTTCTGACTTGGCATTTGATGATCCGTGGAGCATTTTCTTCATGACTGTATTCTCTCCTTTGGGTTATATCAAG CTCTCATCCGTTCGAATGCAGGGACTCCTTCTGCTGGTCTTTGTGAAGCATGCTCATATCCCCTTCATACGGGACATTCACACTCACTACACGCGCACAGGCCTTTATGGATATTGG GGGAACAAAGGAGGCGTCACCATTCGCATGTCCCTCTATGGTCATATGATCTGCTTCATGAATTGCCATTTGCCTGCTCACATTGAGAATGCTGAGCAACGACTGGATGACTTTGAGAAAATTCTGGAAATGCAGCAGTTTGAAGATGAGAATGTGCCAAATATTCTAGACCATGA cattcTTTTCTGGTTTGGAGATCTAAACTTCCGGATAGCAGATTATGGGATACATTTTGTCCGAGAGTCAATAAGCAATAGCCGGTACAATCTACTATGGGAAAAGGACCAG TTAAATATGGCAAAGAAGAAGGAAGcttttctccaggaatttatAGAGGGTCCCTTGCAGTTTAAACCCACTTACAAGTTTGACCTTCACTCTGATGTGTATGACACAAG GGGGCAGAAGACACTGTTTTGGTTTAA TGGGAAGAAACGGAAGCCAGCATGGACAGATCGAATTCTTTGGAGGGTGAAGAATCTCTCCCAGcattcatcagaggatggagatttgTCTGAAGGAGAGCAGACAATCTCTGTGACCCTGAATAACTATATCAGTCACATGAGCTATGGCATCAGTGATCACAAACCTGTTACAGGAACCTTTGGGCTTCAG ATAAAACCTCTTTTTTCCACTCCATTGGTCACTCTGAATCCTGAGGGTGAGTGGAATGCTGCGCAGGATGTTCTAATCAGCTATTCCACAGTATCTGAATTTCCAAGCAGTACCTGGGACTGGATTGGGCTCTACCAG GTGACATTCAGGCATGTGAATGACTATGTGACCTATGCCTGGGTAAAAGATGATGAAATTTCATCCAGTGAAGATGTTACTCAA GTTTACATCAGTGCTGATGAGATCCCCCATGCAGGAGGAGAGTTTCTCCTTTGTTATTATAGCCATAATATGCAGTCTATAGCTGGTATGAGCCAGCCCTTCCAG ATTCAGCCAAGCAGGAGATCAGCAGAGAAGGAACTGGCACAGGAAAACATCAATGGCATAGAGAAACCTCACAGTCCCAAGCCATATGATGAGTTCTGA
- the INPP5K gene encoding inositol polyphosphate 5-phosphatase K isoform X4 → MDMYVIGLQEVNSKIINFLSDLAFDDPWSIFFMTVFSPLGYIKLSSVRMQGLLLLVFVKHAHIPFIRDIHTHYTRTGLYGYWGNKGGVTIRMSLYGHMICFMNCHLPAHIENAEQRLDDFEKILEMQQFEDENVPNILDHDILFWFGDLNFRIADYGIHFVRESISNSRYNLLWEKDQLNMAKKKEAFLQEFIEGPLQFKPTYKFDLHSDVYDTRGQKTLFWFNGKKRKPAWTDRILWRVKNLSQHSSEDGDLSEGEQTISVTLNNYISHMSYGISDHKPVTGTFGLQIKPLFSTPLVTLNPEGEWNAAQDVLISYSTVSEFPSSTWDWIGLYQVTFRHVNDYVTYAWVKDDEISSSEDVTQVYISADEIPHAGGEFLLCYYSHNMQSIAGMSQPFQIQPSRRSAEKELAQENINGIEKPHSPKPYDEF, encoded by the exons ATGGATATGTATGTTATCGG TTTACAGGAGGTGAACTCCAAGATCATAAATTTCCTTTCTGACTTGGCATTTGATGATCCGTGGAGCATTTTCTTCATGACTGTATTCTCTCCTTTGGGTTATATCAAG CTCTCATCCGTTCGAATGCAGGGACTCCTTCTGCTGGTCTTTGTGAAGCATGCTCATATCCCCTTCATACGGGACATTCACACTCACTACACGCGCACAGGCCTTTATGGATATTGG GGGAACAAAGGAGGCGTCACCATTCGCATGTCCCTCTATGGTCATATGATCTGCTTCATGAATTGCCATTTGCCTGCTCACATTGAGAATGCTGAGCAACGACTGGATGACTTTGAGAAAATTCTGGAAATGCAGCAGTTTGAAGATGAGAATGTGCCAAATATTCTAGACCATGA cattcTTTTCTGGTTTGGAGATCTAAACTTCCGGATAGCAGATTATGGGATACATTTTGTCCGAGAGTCAATAAGCAATAGCCGGTACAATCTACTATGGGAAAAGGACCAG TTAAATATGGCAAAGAAGAAGGAAGcttttctccaggaatttatAGAGGGTCCCTTGCAGTTTAAACCCACTTACAAGTTTGACCTTCACTCTGATGTGTATGACACAAG GGGGCAGAAGACACTGTTTTGGTTTAA TGGGAAGAAACGGAAGCCAGCATGGACAGATCGAATTCTTTGGAGGGTGAAGAATCTCTCCCAGcattcatcagaggatggagatttgTCTGAAGGAGAGCAGACAATCTCTGTGACCCTGAATAACTATATCAGTCACATGAGCTATGGCATCAGTGATCACAAACCTGTTACAGGAACCTTTGGGCTTCAG ATAAAACCTCTTTTTTCCACTCCATTGGTCACTCTGAATCCTGAGGGTGAGTGGAATGCTGCGCAGGATGTTCTAATCAGCTATTCCACAGTATCTGAATTTCCAAGCAGTACCTGGGACTGGATTGGGCTCTACCAG GTGACATTCAGGCATGTGAATGACTATGTGACCTATGCCTGGGTAAAAGATGATGAAATTTCATCCAGTGAAGATGTTACTCAA GTTTACATCAGTGCTGATGAGATCCCCCATGCAGGAGGAGAGTTTCTCCTTTGTTATTATAGCCATAATATGCAGTCTATAGCTGGTATGAGCCAGCCCTTCCAG ATTCAGCCAAGCAGGAGATCAGCAGAGAAGGAACTGGCACAGGAAAACATCAATGGCATAGAGAAACCTCACAGTCCCAAGCCATATGATGAGTTCTGA